DNA sequence from the Streptomyces tsukubensis genome:
GCGCCGGCTGATCACGGGCGGGAGCACGGAGCCGGTGTGGCAGGCCGCGGCGGTGCTGCTGGTCTTCACCGCGGGCGCCCTGGCGCTCACGGCGCTCACCGCGCGGCGCAAGCAGGTCTGGACGCTGGACCGGCTGCACCCGGAACTGAGCCTGTGACCCTCCGCCTTCCCGTACGGCCGCCGCTGTTCCCGGCCGCGCCGGTATCACCAGTTGAGACCGTACGGGAAGGCGGTCCGTGCAACGTATGGGACCTGTGAGAATCGACACCATGGACGCCATGGACAGCACCAGCACCCGCCGCCGGGCGACCCGGGCCAAGCTCTACGAGGCCGCGGTGACGCTCATCGCCGAGCAGGGGTTCTCCGCCACCACGGTGGACGAGATCGCCGAGCGTGCCGGAGTGGCCAAGGGGACGGTCTACTACAACTTCAAGAGCAAGACCGAACTCTTCGAGGAGCTGCTGCGGTTCGGTGTCGGGCTGCTGACCTCGTCGCTGCAGACCGCCGCGGACGAGACCGCCGAGCGCGGCGGCAGCAAGGTCGAGGCCCTGGACGCGATGATCCGGGCCGGTCTGGTCTTCATCGACCGCTATCCGGCCTTCACCCAGCTGTACGTCGCCGAGCTGTGGCGGACCAACCGGGCCTGGCAGGAGACGCTGCTGGTGGTGCGGCAGCAGGCGGTCGCGGTGGTCGAGACGGTGCTCGCCGAGGCGGTGGAGCAGGACGAGCTGAGCGCGGAGATCGACATTCCGCTCACCGCGGCGGCGCTGGTCGGGATGGTCCTGGTGGCCGCGCTGGACTGGCAGTCCTTCCAGCCGGAGCGGTCGCTGGAC
Encoded proteins:
- a CDS encoding TetR/AcrR family transcriptional regulator, with the protein product MDSTSTRRRATRAKLYEAAVTLIAEQGFSATTVDEIAERAGVAKGTVYYNFKSKTELFEELLRFGVGLLTSSLQTAADETAERGGSKVEALDAMIRAGLVFIDRYPAFTQLYVAELWRTNRAWQETLLVVRQQAVAVVETVLAEAVEQDELSAEIDIPLTAAALVGMVLVAALDWQSFQPERSLDEVHAALSRLLHGRVSGR